A region of Paramormyrops kingsleyae isolate MSU_618 chromosome 17, PKINGS_0.4, whole genome shotgun sequence DNA encodes the following proteins:
- the gigyf2 gene encoding GRB10-interacting GYF protein 2 isoform X6, whose translation MAETQTLNFGPEWLRALSGGGSVTSPPLSPALPKYKLADYRYGREEMLALYVKDNKIPVDLQDKEFLPILQEEPLPPLALVPFTEEEQRNFSTSVNSAAVLRLTGRGGGTVAGAPRGRSSSRGRGRGRGDGGFYQRSFDDVEGGFGRGAREMHRSQSWEERGDRRFEKPGRKETEVSPAHFQLNHIRSNYEDGGTGTNRKHDFTRSESENWRTSREEQNDGLRSSGWREHPDQRRRFPFDSRDEDRGYRRTRLGSGSQDDERDSLPEWCLDDADEEMGTFDSSGAFLSLKKAPKEPIPEEAELDFRPSEECEERGRLEKEESEPEEAKELDRAGCDEEGDSGRPQDEAAPSQSPPAPSQAEPPADLPSPPSQPEKTDSPPERNERAALPNVQPELNHAACPAGATSSLVEATTLHHAPPVLPEISAPLPITQQKSPEMPSTLPAPLPFPEASAPVAGPMNQMDIDDDEGLKHFEQEAEKMVAYLQDNAVDDDRLAAKMVDRKKLTALPLTHEGALKWFYKDPQGEIQGPFSNQEMMEWFQAGYFTVSLLVKRGCDELFQPLGEIMKMWGRVPFTPGHSPPPFLGDVDQERLKRQRELTALNLYQLQQLQYQYLLRQQYAQALAQQQKAVALGSPQQQQQPAPQISHLLPPYQAVKLRTSEPPVTRSMSVPDSGSVWELQNQTSQPSGAASVQHVAHSAWESGSVWDLPIEPMAAPPTMEQMQQLEKVKAAQMEQDRREAELQAKREEEERKRREEEELARRSKEEALRRQREQEAALRRQKEEEERQAQERRREEEERRQREEMLRKQEEELRNQEELRRREEEKRLAEEAAVRQRLQEDQKKKEQEQRKKEQELQRQQELQRQQELQRQQELQRQQELQRQQELQKQQELQRQQELQRQQELQRQRQQQQEALRRLQQQQQLAQMKLPSSSKWGQQSSSLPSQTQTALSLAEIQKVEEERERLAREEKRQQQQQLMKVLQLQQQQQQQQAKLSGWGSVAKQPPAAKSLLEIQQEEAQQMKQQQKKEQQMGSSQQSRAQTRVNNMSNSVWGSISSSSPQWSSSELGSSIWGSPDTKNSNLGFWDEAVKEATVPSKRNSKNKNNANFGNSLSGRGNKKVEEEEQKLLKLFQGVTNSQDGFTQWCEQTLHALNTANNLDVPTFASFLKEVDSPYEVHDYVRAYLGDTPEAKDFAKHFLERRAKQKPMQQQQLPQPQQESVWGVNQTGLQSIFQSNHASMQQSSFETVQSGKKKKKQKMVRADPSLLGFSVNAASERLNMGEIETVEDF comes from the exons ATGGCGGAAACCCAGACACTCAACTTTGGACCTGAATG GCTTCGTGCTCTGTCCGGTGGAGGAAGTGTCACCTCTCCTCCACTCTCACCAGCATTGCCAAAGTATAAACTTGCAGATTACCGCTATGGAAGGGAAGAGATGCTTGCACTTTATGTAAAGGATAATAAG ATTCCTGTAGACTTACAAGATAAAGAATTTCTGCCTATTTTACAAGAGGAGCCCCTGCCGCCACTGGCACTGGTACCTTTTACAGAAGAAGAACAG AGAAACTTCTCAACGTCTGTAAATAGTGCCGCCGTGCTGCGACTAacagggagaggaggaggaacgGTGGCAGGGGCTCCACGAGGTCGAAGTTCCTCGAGAGGCAGAG GTCGGGGCCGCGGTGATGGAGGCTTTTACCAAAGAAGCTTTGATGATGTGGAAGGAGGGTTTGGTCGAGGTGCGCGAGAGATGCATCGTTCTCAGAGCTGGGAAGAGAG GGGGGACAGAAGGTTTGAAAAGCCAGGTCGAAAAGAAACAG AGGTTTCCCCGGCTCATTTTCAGCTGAATCATA TAAGGTCCAACTATGAGGATGGTGGGACAGGCACAAACCGGAAGCACGACTTCACACGTTCCGAGAGTGAGAACTGGCGCACGTCCCGAGAGGAGCAGAACG ATGGGCTCCGGTCATCGGGATGGCGGGAGCATCCAGACCAGCGCAGGCGCTTCCCCTTTGACTCCCGGGACGAGGACCGAGGGTATCGACGGACACGTCTCGGCAGTGGTAGTCAGGATGACGAACGGGACAGCCTTCCTGAGTGGTGCTTGGATGATGCTGATGAAGAGATGGGCACCTTTGACTCCTCCGGggcctttctctctctcaag AAGGCTCCCAAAGAGCCCATTCCAGAGGAGGCAGAGCTAGATTTCAGGCCGTCGGAGGAGTGCGAAGAGCGGGGGCGGTTAGAGAAGGAGGAGAGTGAGCCGGAAGAGGCCAAAGAGCTGGACAGAGCAGGCTGTGATGAGGAGGGCG ATTCGGGAAGGCCCCAGGACGAGGCAGCGCCCTCGCAGTCTCCTCCAGCCCCGTCACAGGCTGAGCCCCCAGCTGACCTGCCCTCGCCTCCCAGCCAGCCCGAGAAGACGGATTCCCCCCCTGAAAGGAACGAGAGAGCCGCCCTTCCGAACGTGCAGCCAGAACTCAACCATGCGGCTTGCCCGGCCGGGGCAACCAGCAGCCTGGTGGAAGCCACCACTCTCCACCATGCCCCCCCTGTGCTTCCAG AAATCTCAGCCCCACTCCCCATAACACAGCAGAAGTCCCCAGAGATGCCTTCAACACTCCCAGCCCCACTACCTTTCCCAGAAGCCTCTGCTCCAGTAGCAGGACCCATGAATCAAATGGACATTGATGATGATGAGGGTCTGAAGCACTTTGAGCAG GAGGCTGAGAAGATGGTAGCATATCTCCAGGACAATGCTGTGGACGACGACCGGTTGGCAGCTAAAATGGTGGATCGGAAAAAGCTCACGGCCCTCCCGTTGACACACGAAGGGGCACTCAAATGGTTCTACAAGGACCCACAGGGAGAGATACAAG GGCCTTTCTCAAACCAGGAGATGATGGAGTGGTTTCAGGCCGGCTATTTCACCGTGTCCTTGCTGGTGAAAAGGGGCTGTGATGAACTCTTCCAACCCCTGGGTGAGATAATGAAGATGTGGGGGCGGGTCCCCTTTACACCAGGCCACTCACCGCCTCCATTCCTG GGTGACGTGGACCAGGAGAGGCTGAAGAGGCAACGCGAGCTGACGGCGCTCAACCTGTAtcagctgcagcagctgcagtATCAGTACCTTCTCAG GCAGCAGTATGCCCAGGCTCTGGCCCAGCAGCAGAAGGCCGTTGCCCTCGGTTccccacagcagcagcagcagccggcaCCACAGATCAGCCACTTGCTCCCACCATACCAGGCTGTGAAGTTAAG AACATCAGAACCACCTGTGACTCGTTCCATGTCTGTTCCTGACTCTGGTTCTGTGTGGGAGTTGCAAAACCAGACATCACAACCCTCTGGGGCAGCTAGCGTCCAGCATGTAGCTCACAGTG CCTGGGAAAGCGGAAGCGTGTGGGACCTGCCCATAGAACCTATGGCTGCACCACCAACAATGGAGCAGATGCAGCAGTTGGAAAAAGTAAAGGCTGCCCAG ATGGAGCAGGACAGACGGGAGGCGGAGCTCCAGGCAAAGAGGGAAGAGGAGGAGCGGAAGCgcagggaggaagaggagctggCGAGACGTTCCAAG GAGGAGGCGCTAAGACGGCAACGGGAGCAAGAGGCAGCACTACGCAggcagaaggaggaggaggagaggcagGCGCAAGAGAGGAGgagggaagaggaggagagaagGCAAAGGGAAGAAATGCTCCGCAAGCAG GAGGAGGAGCTGCGGAACCAGGAGGAGCTCCGCAGGCGGGAGGAGGAGAAGCGTTTGGCTGAAGAGGCAGCAGTTCGGCAGCGGCTACAGGAGGACCAGAAGAAGAAGGAACAGGAACAGCGAAAGAAGGAGCAGGAGCTCCAGAGGCAGCAGGAGCTCCAGAGGCAGCAGGAGCTCCAGAGGCAGCAGGAGCTCCAGAGGCAGCAGGAGCTCCAGAGGCAGCAGGAACTTCAGAAGCAGCAGGAGCTCCAACGACAACAGGAGTTGCAAAGGCAGCAGGAGCTGCAGAGGCaaagacagcagcagcaggaggcgctccgtcgactgcagcagcagcagcagctggcgcAGATGAAG CTTCCATCGTCCTCCAAGTGGGGCCAGCAGTCCAGCTCCCTGCCATCCCAGACACAGACCGCCTTATCCCTTGCGgagatccagaaggtggaggaggagagggagcgCCTGGCCCGAGAAGAG AagcgacagcagcagcagcagctaaTGAAAGTCCTCCAgctgcagcaacagcagcaacagcagcaggccAAGCTCTCGGGCTGGGGTAGCGTGGCGAAGCAGCCACCAGCCGCCAAGTCCCTGCTGGAGATACAGCAAGAGGAGGCCCAGCAGatgaagcagcagcagaagaagGAGCAGCAGATGGGCAGCAGCCAGCAGAGCCGGGCTCAGACGCGAGTG AACAATATGAGTAACTCAGTGTGGGGGTCCATCAGTAGCAGCTCCCCCCAGTGGAGCAGCTCGGAACTGGGCAGCAGCATCTGGGGCAGCCCTGATACTAAGAACTCCAACCTGGGCTTTTGGGATGAAGCCGTGAAGGAGGCCACAGTTCCCTCAAAGCGAAACTCCAAGAACAAGAACAATGCCAACTTTGG GAACTCACTGAGTGGCCGGGGAAATAAGAAGgtagaggaagaggagcagaagTTGCTGAAGCTCTTCCAGGGGGTCACCAACAGCCAGGATGGCTTCACGCAGTGGTGTGAGCAGACCCTGCATGCCCTCAACACCGCCAACAACCTGGACG TTCCTACGTTTGCCTCTTTCCTGAAGGAGGTGGATTCCCCCTATGAGGTCCACGACTATGTAAGAGCCTACCTAGGAGATACACCCGAGGCGAAGGACTTTGCCAAGCACTTTCTGGAGCGTCGTGCCAAACAGAAACccatgcagcagcagcagctgccaCAGCCACAGCAG GAATCTGTCTGGGGAGTTAACCAGACTGGATTACAGTCTATCTTCCAGTCGAATCATGCAAGTATGCAGCAGTCCAGCTTTGAGACCGTGCAGTCtgggaagaagaagaagaaacaaAAGATGGTACGAGCTGACCCCAGCCTCTTAG GTTTTTCTGTGAATGCGGCATCTGAGCGGCTGAATATGGGGGAGATTGAGACAGTGGAGGACTTTTGA
- the gigyf2 gene encoding GRB10-interacting GYF protein 2 isoform X3: MAETQTLNFGPEWLRALSGGGSVTSPPLSPALPKYKLADYRYGREEMLALYVKDNKIPVDLQDKEFLPILQEEPLPPLALVPFTEEEQRNFSTSVNSAAVLRLTGRGGGTVAGAPRGRSSSRGRGRGRGDGGFYQRSFDDVEGGFGRGAREMHRSQSWEERGDRRFEKPGRKETEVSPAHFQLNHIRSNYEDGGTGTNRKHDFTRSESENWRTSREEQNGEEDEGGWRLAGPRRDPDRWRPHSPDGLRSSGWREHPDQRRRFPFDSRDEDRGYRRTRLGSGSQDDERDSLPEWCLDDADEEMGTFDSSGAFLSLKKAPKEPIPEEAELDFRPSEECEERGRLEKEESEPEEAKELDRAGCDEEGDSGRPQDEAAPSQSPPAPSQAEPPADLPSPPSQPEKTDSPPERNERAALPNVQPELNHAACPAGATSSLVEATTLHHAPPVLPEISAPLPITQQKSPEMPSTLPAPLPFPEASAPVAGPMNQMDIDDDEGLKHFEQEAEKMVAYLQDNAVDDDRLAAKMVDRKKLTALPLTHEGALKWFYKDPQGEIQGPFSNQEMMEWFQAGYFTVSLLVKRGCDELFQPLGEIMKMWGRVPFTPGHSPPPFLGDVDQERLKRQRELTALNLYQLQQLQYQYLLRQQYAQALAQQQKAVALGSPQQQQQPAPQISHLLPPYQAVKLRTSEPPVTRSMSVPDSGSVWELQNQTSQPSGAASVQHVAHSAWESGSVWDLPIEPMAAPPTMEQMQQLEKVKAAQMEQDRREAELQAKREEEERKRREEEELARRSKEEALRRQREQEAALRRQKEEEERQAQERRREEEERRQREEMLRKQEEELRNQEELRRREEEKRLAEEAAVRQRLQEDQKKKEQEQRKKEQELQRQQELQRQQELQRQQELQRQQELQRQQELQKQQELQRQQELQRQQELQRQRQQQQEALRRLQQQQQLAQMKLPSSSKWGQQSSSLPSQTQTALSLAEIQKVEEERERLAREEKRQQQQQLMKVLQLQQQQQQQQAKLSGWGSVAKQPPAAKSLLEIQQEEAQQMKQQQKKEQQMGSSQQSRAQTRVNNMSNSVWGSISSSSPQWSSSELGSSIWGSPDTKNSNLGFWDEAVKEATVPSKRNSKNKNNANFGNSLSGRGNKKVEEEEQKLLKLFQGVTNSQDGFTQWCEQTLHALNTANNLDVPTFASFLKEVDSPYEVHDYVRAYLGDTPEAKDFAKHFLERRAKQKPMQQQQLPQPQQESVWGVNQTGLQSIFQSNHASMQQSSFETVQSGKKKKKQKMVRADPSLLGFSVNAASERLNMGEIETVEDF, from the exons ATGGCGGAAACCCAGACACTCAACTTTGGACCTGAATG GCTTCGTGCTCTGTCCGGTGGAGGAAGTGTCACCTCTCCTCCACTCTCACCAGCATTGCCAAAGTATAAACTTGCAGATTACCGCTATGGAAGGGAAGAGATGCTTGCACTTTATGTAAAGGATAATAAG ATTCCTGTAGACTTACAAGATAAAGAATTTCTGCCTATTTTACAAGAGGAGCCCCTGCCGCCACTGGCACTGGTACCTTTTACAGAAGAAGAACAG AGAAACTTCTCAACGTCTGTAAATAGTGCCGCCGTGCTGCGACTAacagggagaggaggaggaacgGTGGCAGGGGCTCCACGAGGTCGAAGTTCCTCGAGAGGCAGAG GTCGGGGCCGCGGTGATGGAGGCTTTTACCAAAGAAGCTTTGATGATGTGGAAGGAGGGTTTGGTCGAGGTGCGCGAGAGATGCATCGTTCTCAGAGCTGGGAAGAGAG GGGGGACAGAAGGTTTGAAAAGCCAGGTCGAAAAGAAACAG AGGTTTCCCCGGCTCATTTTCAGCTGAATCATA TAAGGTCCAACTATGAGGATGGTGGGACAGGCACAAACCGGAAGCACGACTTCACACGTTCCGAGAGTGAGAACTGGCGCACGTCCCGAGAGGAGCAGAACGGTGAGGAGGATGAGGGGGGCTGGCGGCTAGCAGGCCCACGGCGAGATCCTGACCGGTGGCGCCCTCACAGCCCAG ATGGGCTCCGGTCATCGGGATGGCGGGAGCATCCAGACCAGCGCAGGCGCTTCCCCTTTGACTCCCGGGACGAGGACCGAGGGTATCGACGGACACGTCTCGGCAGTGGTAGTCAGGATGACGAACGGGACAGCCTTCCTGAGTGGTGCTTGGATGATGCTGATGAAGAGATGGGCACCTTTGACTCCTCCGGggcctttctctctctcaag AAGGCTCCCAAAGAGCCCATTCCAGAGGAGGCAGAGCTAGATTTCAGGCCGTCGGAGGAGTGCGAAGAGCGGGGGCGGTTAGAGAAGGAGGAGAGTGAGCCGGAAGAGGCCAAAGAGCTGGACAGAGCAGGCTGTGATGAGGAGGGCG ATTCGGGAAGGCCCCAGGACGAGGCAGCGCCCTCGCAGTCTCCTCCAGCCCCGTCACAGGCTGAGCCCCCAGCTGACCTGCCCTCGCCTCCCAGCCAGCCCGAGAAGACGGATTCCCCCCCTGAAAGGAACGAGAGAGCCGCCCTTCCGAACGTGCAGCCAGAACTCAACCATGCGGCTTGCCCGGCCGGGGCAACCAGCAGCCTGGTGGAAGCCACCACTCTCCACCATGCCCCCCCTGTGCTTCCAG AAATCTCAGCCCCACTCCCCATAACACAGCAGAAGTCCCCAGAGATGCCTTCAACACTCCCAGCCCCACTACCTTTCCCAGAAGCCTCTGCTCCAGTAGCAGGACCCATGAATCAAATGGACATTGATGATGATGAGGGTCTGAAGCACTTTGAGCAG GAGGCTGAGAAGATGGTAGCATATCTCCAGGACAATGCTGTGGACGACGACCGGTTGGCAGCTAAAATGGTGGATCGGAAAAAGCTCACGGCCCTCCCGTTGACACACGAAGGGGCACTCAAATGGTTCTACAAGGACCCACAGGGAGAGATACAAG GGCCTTTCTCAAACCAGGAGATGATGGAGTGGTTTCAGGCCGGCTATTTCACCGTGTCCTTGCTGGTGAAAAGGGGCTGTGATGAACTCTTCCAACCCCTGGGTGAGATAATGAAGATGTGGGGGCGGGTCCCCTTTACACCAGGCCACTCACCGCCTCCATTCCTG GGTGACGTGGACCAGGAGAGGCTGAAGAGGCAACGCGAGCTGACGGCGCTCAACCTGTAtcagctgcagcagctgcagtATCAGTACCTTCTCAG GCAGCAGTATGCCCAGGCTCTGGCCCAGCAGCAGAAGGCCGTTGCCCTCGGTTccccacagcagcagcagcagccggcaCCACAGATCAGCCACTTGCTCCCACCATACCAGGCTGTGAAGTTAAG AACATCAGAACCACCTGTGACTCGTTCCATGTCTGTTCCTGACTCTGGTTCTGTGTGGGAGTTGCAAAACCAGACATCACAACCCTCTGGGGCAGCTAGCGTCCAGCATGTAGCTCACAGTG CCTGGGAAAGCGGAAGCGTGTGGGACCTGCCCATAGAACCTATGGCTGCACCACCAACAATGGAGCAGATGCAGCAGTTGGAAAAAGTAAAGGCTGCCCAG ATGGAGCAGGACAGACGGGAGGCGGAGCTCCAGGCAAAGAGGGAAGAGGAGGAGCGGAAGCgcagggaggaagaggagctggCGAGACGTTCCAAG GAGGAGGCGCTAAGACGGCAACGGGAGCAAGAGGCAGCACTACGCAggcagaaggaggaggaggagaggcagGCGCAAGAGAGGAGgagggaagaggaggagagaagGCAAAGGGAAGAAATGCTCCGCAAGCAG GAGGAGGAGCTGCGGAACCAGGAGGAGCTCCGCAGGCGGGAGGAGGAGAAGCGTTTGGCTGAAGAGGCAGCAGTTCGGCAGCGGCTACAGGAGGACCAGAAGAAGAAGGAACAGGAACAGCGAAAGAAGGAGCAGGAGCTCCAGAGGCAGCAGGAGCTCCAGAGGCAGCAGGAGCTCCAGAGGCAGCAGGAGCTCCAGAGGCAGCAGGAGCTCCAGAGGCAGCAGGAACTTCAGAAGCAGCAGGAGCTCCAACGACAACAGGAGTTGCAAAGGCAGCAGGAGCTGCAGAGGCaaagacagcagcagcaggaggcgctccgtcgactgcagcagcagcagcagctggcgcAGATGAAG CTTCCATCGTCCTCCAAGTGGGGCCAGCAGTCCAGCTCCCTGCCATCCCAGACACAGACCGCCTTATCCCTTGCGgagatccagaaggtggaggaggagagggagcgCCTGGCCCGAGAAGAG AagcgacagcagcagcagcagctaaTGAAAGTCCTCCAgctgcagcaacagcagcaacagcagcaggccAAGCTCTCGGGCTGGGGTAGCGTGGCGAAGCAGCCACCAGCCGCCAAGTCCCTGCTGGAGATACAGCAAGAGGAGGCCCAGCAGatgaagcagcagcagaagaagGAGCAGCAGATGGGCAGCAGCCAGCAGAGCCGGGCTCAGACGCGAGTG AACAATATGAGTAACTCAGTGTGGGGGTCCATCAGTAGCAGCTCCCCCCAGTGGAGCAGCTCGGAACTGGGCAGCAGCATCTGGGGCAGCCCTGATACTAAGAACTCCAACCTGGGCTTTTGGGATGAAGCCGTGAAGGAGGCCACAGTTCCCTCAAAGCGAAACTCCAAGAACAAGAACAATGCCAACTTTGG GAACTCACTGAGTGGCCGGGGAAATAAGAAGgtagaggaagaggagcagaagTTGCTGAAGCTCTTCCAGGGGGTCACCAACAGCCAGGATGGCTTCACGCAGTGGTGTGAGCAGACCCTGCATGCCCTCAACACCGCCAACAACCTGGACG TTCCTACGTTTGCCTCTTTCCTGAAGGAGGTGGATTCCCCCTATGAGGTCCACGACTATGTAAGAGCCTACCTAGGAGATACACCCGAGGCGAAGGACTTTGCCAAGCACTTTCTGGAGCGTCGTGCCAAACAGAAACccatgcagcagcagcagctgccaCAGCCACAGCAG GAATCTGTCTGGGGAGTTAACCAGACTGGATTACAGTCTATCTTCCAGTCGAATCATGCAAGTATGCAGCAGTCCAGCTTTGAGACCGTGCAGTCtgggaagaagaagaagaaacaaAAGATGGTACGAGCTGACCCCAGCCTCTTAG GTTTTTCTGTGAATGCGGCATCTGAGCGGCTGAATATGGGGGAGATTGAGACAGTGGAGGACTTTTGA